GTGGCTCTTTTGGCCTATCGGTCGGCGGAGAAAAATATACCGGTTAGACTTTAAACCACAGATTTACGTATTCGAATTGCATTCTCTTGATACAGGCAACCAACAGAATATTTTACATTATTATATATGACGACATATTTTTTTGCGTTTCTTTTCAAATTAGATGCCGAAACGGTTGCTAAAAGATGCGCTGCGCTTTCATCGTTCCCGCGAAGCGGCAACAAGTTCGGCATGACACGTGTCATCCTGAACTCGTTTCAGGATCTAATTCCAATTATTTTTCAAATTGACGTAAAACCTCACCCGCCCTTCGGGCACCCTCTCCTAATTAGGAGAGGGCCGGGGTGAGGTTAAAAAATGGAAATCATGCCATTTTGAACGCTTATTGGTCTAAACACTCAAAATATGCGTAATTATTTATGTCGTCATGCAACAAAATGAGAAAAGAATTCGAAATGCGAAGGCTCACGGCTTTTGGTATCGCATCCTTACTGTTACTATTTTTCTCGGTAAGCGGCTGCGATAACCAAAGCTCAAAAACATCTTCTATCCGTTCGCTCGCCCTTGTTAAAAAAGGTGCGAGATGGGGATATATCGATATTACCGGAAAATTCATCATAAAACCCAGATTCATCGATGCCTGGCCGTTCTCTGAAGGTTTAGCGCAGGTGAGGACCGGACGCAGATGGGGATATATACATGTGAACGGGAAGTTTGCAATCTCTCCACGGTACACGGATGCCTGGTCGTTTATCGAAGGAGTGGCCCGGGTGAAGACCGGGAATTCATGGAGCTTCATTAGTCCCGAAGGGAAGACGGTGACACCACGGTTCGATGGCGTCGACGATTTCAAAGGAGGGCTTGCGCGGGTAAAAAAGGATGGGAAATGGGGTTTTATCGATAAAACCGGCCGTTATGTCATACCGCCTATTTACGATGACTGTAATAATTTTGTTGAAGGGCCGGCACTTGTGAAAACCATTCACCGGTACGGTTTTATCGACAAAACCGGAAAATTCTCCATACCGCCGCGTTTTGACGGCGCATGGTCGTTTTCCGAGGGATTGGCATTGGTGCGATCAGGCGGACTCTGGGGATATATAGACAAAAACGGGGAATTTATCATCCCCCTCCAGTTCCGTGATGCGTGGTCTTTTTCCGATGGGTTGGCGCTGGTAAGAATTCATGGCCTCTGGGGATTTATCGATAAAACCGGGAAAATTGTGATTAAACCCGCCTACCGGGAAGCGTTGTCGTTTCAAAACGGACTGGCCCGTGTCAAAAGAGATCGTTCCTGGTCTTACATAGATAAAACGGGGGATACCGTCCATCCAAGATATGAAGATATA
The sequence above is a segment of the Candidatus Latescibacter sp. genome. Coding sequences within it:
- a CDS encoding WG repeat-containing protein, whose translation is MRRLTAFGIASLLLLFFSVSGCDNQSSKTSSIRSLALVKKGARWGYIDITGKFIIKPRFIDAWPFSEGLAQVRTGRRWGYIHVNGKFAISPRYTDAWSFIEGVARVKTGNSWSFISPEGKTVTPRFDGVDDFKGGLARVKKDGKWGFIDKTGRYVIPPIYDDCNNFVEGPALVKTIHRYGFIDKTGKFSIPPRFDGAWSFSEGLALVRSGGLWGYIDKNGEFIIPLQFRDAWSFSDGLALVRIHGLWGFIDKTGKIVIKPAYREALSFQNGLARVKRDRSWSYIDKTGDTVHPRYEDIHAFYEGLEPVEVKGKWGYVNKSNRFVIPPEFDAAGPFKSF